One Glycine max cultivar Williams 82 chromosome 4, Glycine_max_v4.0, whole genome shotgun sequence DNA segment encodes these proteins:
- the LOC100809841 gene encoding CBS domain-containing protein CBSCBSPB3 isoform X2 has protein sequence MSSTETSSINKKTKRHQKKSLSLPARNGINPPDDGGERTVKKLRLSKALTIPDGTTVSEACRRMAARRIDAVLLTDSNALLAGILTDKDVATRVVTEGLKPEETTVSKVMTRNPIFVTSDTLAIDALQKMIQGKFRHLPVVENGEVIAMLDITKCLYDAISRMESATQHGSAVAAAVEGVELQQTTPNTFIETLRERVFKPSLSTIVDENTKVAIALASDPVYVAAKKMRELHVNSAVIVMENKIQGILTSKDILMRVVAQNLSPESALLEKVMTPNPQCASLETTILDALHMMHNGKFLHLPVVDRDGNVTACLDVLQITHAAISLVESSPGASNDAANTVMQKFWDSAFALEPPEDFDTHSEASGQLTLDGADTTKSTYQSVGFGNSFAFKFDDHNGHVHRFYCGAEHQEELLSAVMQRIGDVNDGEHPTMLYKDDDGDKIIIATDNDLVAAVSYARSAGLKALKLDLEFPNSTKPTKLQPGTATIQKTSTLSLRSGIFAGVVVLTSISVLVYLKRSRQ, from the exons atgagcaGCACTGAAACTTCCTCCATCAACAAAAAGACCAAACGCCATCAAAAGAAGTCCCTCTCCCTCCCCGCCCGTAACGGAATCAACCCTCC GGATGATGGCGGAGAAAGAACCGTTAAGAAGCTTCGGTTGTCTAAGGCGCTCACCATCCCCGACGGAACCACCGTCTCCGAGGCCTGCAGGCGCATGGCTGCTCGCCGCATCGACGCCGTTTTGCTAACTGATTCCAACGCTCTGCTTGCCGGAATTCTCACTGACAAG gatgtGGCTACTAGAGTCGTCACAGAGGGGCTGAAGCCGGAGGAGACGACGGTGTCGAAAGTAATGACGCGGAATCCCATCTTTGTCACGTCGGATACGCTCGCCATCGATGCGCTTCAGAAGATGATTCAGG GTAAATTCAGACACCTCCCTGTCGTGGAAAATGGTGAAGTCATTGCCATGCTGGATATTACCAAATGCCTTTATGATGCCATATCTAGGATGGAGAGCGCTACTCAACACGGGAGTGCCGTTGCTGCAGCGGTTGAGGGAGTGGAACTTCAGCAAACTA CTCCAAATACTTTCATTGAAACATTGAGAGAGCGCGTGTTCAAACCTTCCCTGTCAACTATAGTCGATGAAAATACAAA GGTTGCTATTGCATTAGCATCAGATCCTGTCTACGTGGCTGCAAAAAAGATGCGGGAGTTGCATGTAAATTCAGCTGTGATTGTGATGGAAAACAAGATTCAGGGGATACTTAC TTCAAAGGACATCCTTATGCGCGTGGTGGCTCAAAATCTTTCCCCCGAGTCGGCTCTTCTGGAAAAG GTGATGACTCCAAACCCACAATGTGCATCTCTAGAGACAACAATTCTTGATGCACTGCATATGATGCATAATGGGAAGTTCTTACATCTTCCTGTGGTGGACAGAG ATGGAAATGTTACTGCTTGTTTGGATGTTTTGCAGATAACTCATGCTGCAATTTCTCTG GTTGAAAGTAGTCCTGGAGCATCCAATGATGCGGCAAACACAGTTATGCAAAAATTTTGGGACTCGGCTTTTGCTCTAGAGCCGCCTGAAGATTTTGACACCCATAG TGAAGCCTCTGGACAGCTGACTTTGGATGGGGCAGATACCACAAAGTCTACATATCAATCTGTAGGTTTTGGAAATTCATTTGCTTTTAAATTTGACGATCACAATGGCCATGTTCATCGATTCTACTGTG GTGCTGAACATCAAGAAGAACTTCTATCTGCTGTCATGCAAAGAATTGGTGATGTTAATGATGGAGAACACCCTACAATGCTG TATAAGGACGATGATGgcgataaaattattattgcgACTGATAACGATCTTGTGGCTGCCGTCAGTTATGCTAGGTCTGCAGGACTGAAG GCTTTAAAGTTGGATTTGGAGTTTCCCAATTCAACCAAACCAACAAAACTGCAACCTGGTACAGCCACTATACAGAAAACCAGTACATTGTCTCTCCGTTCTGGTATTTTTGCAGGTGTTGTTGTTCTAACGAGCATTAGTGTATTGGTGTACTTAAAGCGCTCTAGACAGTAA
- the LOC100812363 gene encoding uncharacterized protein has protein sequence MIASTSTSTNVVPHPLRFLSKPTSHSTTRFLSLTLHSRGIAVALSSSSRTTPLKPTCHFNSKDGSFELHEDEDERDVHCEVQVISWRERKVNAQITVDADTESVWNALTDYEHLADFIPNLVWSGRIPCPYPGRIWLEQRGFQRAMYWHIEARVVLDLREVINSAWDRELHFSMVDGDFKKFDGKWSVKSGTRSSTAILSYEVDVIPRFNFPAIFLERIIRSDLPVNLRALAYRAERNFVGYQKLPVSENHLRKTYAAINGSSVKKINGASSESFKKINGALCGSDKLPPAENKKEIATSVSGSMLTSSSEVRSNWGVFGKVCRLDRPRMVDEVHLRRFDGLLENGGVHRCVVASITVKAPVREVWNILTAYETLPEIVPNLAISKVVSRDNSKVRILQEGCKGLLYMVLHARVVLDLCEYLEQEISFEQVEGDFDSFRGKWIFEQLGNHHTLLKYSVESKMRKDTFLSEAIMEEVIYEDLPSNLSAIRDYIENMNASKSSEVCEQNTNSGQQIVSSGSQKDDNSGSTEEVPHCDVRCSSQQRSKVPGLQRNIKVLESELLKFIAEHGQEGFMPMRKQLRLHGRVDIEKAITRMGGFRKIATILNLSLAYKHRKPKGYWDNLENLQEEISRFQRSWGIDPSFMPSRKSFERAGRYDIARALEKWGGLHEVSRLLSLKVRQRSRQDNLAKDKRSDHTDSEMKTPCIPQDTQKWLTKLKQFDMNWFE, from the exons ATGATCGCCTCCACCTCCACTTCCACCAATGTTGTACCTCACCCTCTGCGCTTTCTGTCCAAACCAACCTCACATTCCACTACGAGGTTTCTGTCTCTCACACTCCACTCTCGGGGCATCGCTGTTGCACTTTCCTCGTCCAGTAGAACCACCCCCTTGAAGCCCACGTGCCACTTCAACAGCAAAGATGGAAGCTTTGAGCTGCATGAGGATGAGGATGAGCGTGATGTGCATTGTGAGGTCCAAGTGATTTCGTGGAGGGAGCGCAAAGTTAACGCCCAAATCACGGTTGATGCTGACACTGAGTCCGTTTGGAATGCTCTCACTGATTATGAGCATCTTGCTGACTTCATCCCAAATCTTGTGTGGAG tgGGAGAATTCCTTGTCCGTACCCAGGAAGGATATGGTTAGAGCAAAGGGGATTCCAAAGGGCAATGTATTGGCATATAGAAGCTCGTGTTGTGTTGGATCTTCGAGAAGTCATCAATTCA GCATGGGATCGAGAACTTCACTTTTCCATGGTTGATGGGGACTTTAAGAAGTTCGATGGTAAATGGTCCGTAAAATCTGGAACAAG GTCATCAACTGCTATTTTATCTTATGAAGTTGATGTGATACCAAGGTTCAATTTCCCAGCTATTTTTTTGGAAAGGATTATCAGATCCGATCTTCCTGTGAACCTTCGAGCTTTGGCATACAGAGCTGAAAGGAACTTTGTGGGATATCAGAAACTTCCAGTGTCAGAAAACCACTTGCGCAAAACTTATGCGGCCATTAACGGGTCATCTGTTAAAAAGATAAATGGTGCTTCGTCTGAaagttttaaaaagataaatggtGCTTTGTGTGGAAGTGATAAGTTGCCTCCTGCagagaacaaaaaagaaattgccACCTCAGTTTCTGGTTCCATGCTCACATCTTCCAGTGAGGTGAGAAGCAACTGGGGTGTATTTGGAAAAGTTTGCAGGCTTGACAGACCTCGGATGGTGGATGAAGTTCATCTCCGCAGATTTGATGGACTTCTG GAAAATGGAGGTGTTCATCGCTGTGTTGTTGCAAGCATAACAGTTAAAGCTCCTGTTCGTGAAGTATGGAATATTCTAACTGCCTACGAGACTCTTCCTGA GATAGTTCCAAATTTAGCAATCAGTAAGGTGGTATCACGAGATAATAGTAAAGTTCGCATTCTTCAG GAAGGGTGTAAGGGTCTTCTTTATATGGTGCTTCATGCTCGTGTAGTGCTGGACTTGTGTGAATATTTAGAACAGGAGATCAGTTTTGAACAAGTTGAAGGGGACTTTGATTCATTCCGGGGAAAATGGATTTTTGAGCAACTAGGAAATCATCACACACTGCTAAAGTACTCTGTGGAGTCAAAAATGCGCAAAGATACTTTCCTTTCCGAAGCCATAATGGAGGAG GTCATTTATGAAGATCTCCCATCAAACTTGTCTGCAATAAGAGACTATATTGAGAACATGAATGCATCAAAATCTTCTGAAGTTTGTGAGCAGAATACGAATTCAGGGCAACAAATTGTTTCATCAGGCTCTCAAAAAGATGACAACTCTGGTTCAACTGAGGAAGTTCCTCATTGCGACGTTCGATGTTCATCTCAGCAAAGATCTAAAGTGCCAGGCTTACAGAGGAATATTAAAGTACTAGAATCTGAACTACTGAAATTCATTGCAGAACATGGACAGGAAGGATTTATGCCAATGAGGAAGCAACTCCGTTTGCATGGAAGAGTGGATATTGAGAAGGCTATAACTCGCATGGGTGGATTCAGAAAGATTGCAACCatattgaacctttctttggcTTACAAACACCGGAAACCTAAGGGTTACTGGGACAATCTTGAAAATTTGCAGGAAGAG ATAAGTCGGTTTCAAAGGAGCTGGGGCATAGACCCTTCATTTATGCCCAGTAGAAAGTCATTTGAACGTGCAG GGCGATATGATATTGCACGTGCACTGGAAAAGTGGGGTGGACTACACGAGGTTTCTCGCCTTCTGTCGCTCAAGGTAAGACAACGGAGCAGACAGGACAACCTTGCTAAGGATAAGAGGAGTGAtcatacagatagtgaaatgaAGACACCATGTATTCCTCAAGACACACAAAAGTGGCTTACAAAACTAAAACAGTTTGACATGAATTGGTTTGAGTAA
- the LOC100527093 gene encoding uncharacterized protein LOC100527093 — protein MATTACFIIVSRNDIPIYEAEVGVAAKREDAAQLHQFILHAALDIVQDLAWTTSAMYLKSVDRFNELVVSVYVTAGHTRLMLLHDSRNDDGIKSFFQEVHELYIKTLLNPLYLPGSRITSSHFDTKVRALARKYL, from the exons ATGGCAACCACTGCCTGTTTCATCATTGTTAGCAGAAATGACATTCCTATATATGAAGCTGAAGTTGGAGTAGCTGCTAAA AGGGAAGATGCTGCTCAACTGCATCAATTTATCCTTCATGCTGCTCTTGATATTGTTCAGGACCTTGCATGGACTACTAGTGCCAT GTACTTGAAATCAGTAGACAGGTTTAATGAACTTGTGGTGTCAGTGTATGTTACAGCTGGTC ATACCCGACTTATGTTGCTACATGACTCCCGTAATGATGATGGTATTAAGAGCTTCTTCCAAGAGGTGCATGAGCTTTACATAAAG ACTCTCCTTAATCCCCTGTACTTGCCTGGCTCCCGGATCACGTCATCACATTTTGATACTAAAGTCCGAGCCCTTGCACGAAAGTATCTGTAG
- the LOC100809841 gene encoding CBS domain-containing protein CBSCBSPB3 isoform X1, which translates to MSSTETSSINKKTKRHQKKSLSLPARNGINPPDDGGERTVKKLRLSKALTIPDGTTVSEACRRMAARRIDAVLLTDSNALLAGILTDKDVATRVVTEGLKPEETTVSKVMTRNPIFVTSDTLAIDALQKMIQGKFRHLPVVENGEVIAMLDITKCLYDAISRMESATQHGSAVAAAVEGVELQQTSNAPNTFIETLRERVFKPSLSTIVDENTKVAIALASDPVYVAAKKMRELHVNSAVIVMENKIQGILTSKDILMRVVAQNLSPESALLEKVMTPNPQCASLETTILDALHMMHNGKFLHLPVVDRDGNVTACLDVLQITHAAISLVESSPGASNDAANTVMQKFWDSAFALEPPEDFDTHSEASGQLTLDGADTTKSTYQSVGFGNSFAFKFDDHNGHVHRFYCGAEHQEELLSAVMQRIGDVNDGEHPTMLYKDDDGDKIIIATDNDLVAAVSYARSAGLKALKLDLEFPNSTKPTKLQPGTATIQKTSTLSLRSGIFAGVVVLTSISVLVYLKRSRQ; encoded by the exons atgagcaGCACTGAAACTTCCTCCATCAACAAAAAGACCAAACGCCATCAAAAGAAGTCCCTCTCCCTCCCCGCCCGTAACGGAATCAACCCTCC GGATGATGGCGGAGAAAGAACCGTTAAGAAGCTTCGGTTGTCTAAGGCGCTCACCATCCCCGACGGAACCACCGTCTCCGAGGCCTGCAGGCGCATGGCTGCTCGCCGCATCGACGCCGTTTTGCTAACTGATTCCAACGCTCTGCTTGCCGGAATTCTCACTGACAAG gatgtGGCTACTAGAGTCGTCACAGAGGGGCTGAAGCCGGAGGAGACGACGGTGTCGAAAGTAATGACGCGGAATCCCATCTTTGTCACGTCGGATACGCTCGCCATCGATGCGCTTCAGAAGATGATTCAGG GTAAATTCAGACACCTCCCTGTCGTGGAAAATGGTGAAGTCATTGCCATGCTGGATATTACCAAATGCCTTTATGATGCCATATCTAGGATGGAGAGCGCTACTCAACACGGGAGTGCCGTTGCTGCAGCGGTTGAGGGAGTGGAACTTCAGCAAACTAGTAATG CTCCAAATACTTTCATTGAAACATTGAGAGAGCGCGTGTTCAAACCTTCCCTGTCAACTATAGTCGATGAAAATACAAA GGTTGCTATTGCATTAGCATCAGATCCTGTCTACGTGGCTGCAAAAAAGATGCGGGAGTTGCATGTAAATTCAGCTGTGATTGTGATGGAAAACAAGATTCAGGGGATACTTAC TTCAAAGGACATCCTTATGCGCGTGGTGGCTCAAAATCTTTCCCCCGAGTCGGCTCTTCTGGAAAAG GTGATGACTCCAAACCCACAATGTGCATCTCTAGAGACAACAATTCTTGATGCACTGCATATGATGCATAATGGGAAGTTCTTACATCTTCCTGTGGTGGACAGAG ATGGAAATGTTACTGCTTGTTTGGATGTTTTGCAGATAACTCATGCTGCAATTTCTCTG GTTGAAAGTAGTCCTGGAGCATCCAATGATGCGGCAAACACAGTTATGCAAAAATTTTGGGACTCGGCTTTTGCTCTAGAGCCGCCTGAAGATTTTGACACCCATAG TGAAGCCTCTGGACAGCTGACTTTGGATGGGGCAGATACCACAAAGTCTACATATCAATCTGTAGGTTTTGGAAATTCATTTGCTTTTAAATTTGACGATCACAATGGCCATGTTCATCGATTCTACTGTG GTGCTGAACATCAAGAAGAACTTCTATCTGCTGTCATGCAAAGAATTGGTGATGTTAATGATGGAGAACACCCTACAATGCTG TATAAGGACGATGATGgcgataaaattattattgcgACTGATAACGATCTTGTGGCTGCCGTCAGTTATGCTAGGTCTGCAGGACTGAAG GCTTTAAAGTTGGATTTGGAGTTTCCCAATTCAACCAAACCAACAAAACTGCAACCTGGTACAGCCACTATACAGAAAACCAGTACATTGTCTCTCCGTTCTGGTATTTTTGCAGGTGTTGTTGTTCTAACGAGCATTAGTGTATTGGTGTACTTAAAGCGCTCTAGACAGTAA